In the genome of Anabas testudineus chromosome 4, fAnaTes1.2, whole genome shotgun sequence, one region contains:
- the rexo1 gene encoding RNA exonuclease 1 homolog: MLRSTGFFRGIDCPFYAECSKGSRNGCNRPYCHFRHSQQRRASYGAPADAKKQRDLHITQKEQGYDPFKPEVVRPEEQQNGKSAASGDISGALELVNKAIEEVRSEVEREKRKLSRIGDEPYDPSESTSLSSSDAAKSKTPGSHLAYDPGSYQMTSGGYNPTPGCSKYTLDSDTQGSKSNSMEYVPTSLKKPSTRTHTQQPPSPPPSPKYSNSTSSSKCKYTVDNSKPSTDMEYDPLSNYSAGIAVKSKRDDSAQAVKTEGSKTHRLPVSDFSDEEYVVSVKKPRQQSVDTKKYTFSDSDGESSGTEYRPTSLSNLQQRKGTTASVDTSAKERKERTENMLNALTHRTKEGLTQVSDVQDDSKRKDNLEKKKVVSQTRHEKGGKLEKIHKLEKEINKTSGLKISSSSSKDKGSIKSTSQDSAKKENKSHGKTDDKKNTAKIKTSDKVNKEDKRNDGEIKPVEKGKTDSSNKHKNTENCARESNKPNTSHKEKEHSTYKDRQHKNGKLDSSRRGKDVKKICKSSSSSSRSSHSNNKVSSSNGKDKVKQSLTSSKDKRRSQSLSHVDLFGDESPEEAEAMEMDNDDDDEVEEVLVRKSADALKRGRLNKRKASELTPSSSDDEGDHGVDGTRAGKDKGHDVEIDFFSFQEDVDFDSDPMEECLRIFNESNDVKREDKGRQTKQPSRDSDEEKGTESTLTTLFPGQKKRVSHFVAKGNTDAPSKSVVRPYKRPTAQEVCYQRMQMAQQQAAQLSASVKTASQSSSSSFSKEKKRIAHRPSPQITSSKTSPAEAKAAVSRVLSPSKTHQSVKAQTTAGILSKTTSTVMQKRLAHTPTIKSSTMKRPVIPTEFGAKVPTNIRQRYLNTFIDECVKFCPSEDVAFQMALDEEKLVYERSSSKNIYLNVAVNTLKKLRSKSSSCPSPVTKEPGLVANRRPQSHEEVLGGRLAAITSFTVNRMGKQQEEKLIGATLYRKLKTYLMTDEQLQEHGYPRPNPKVAGKAIIYNLPEKKVITDPFTKICCRCGAEYKIQVNGNCVRKEECSFHWGRLRRNKVAGGWETNYSCCASAVGTPGCQVAKQHVQDGRKESLDGYVSTFTKPLPPDGNAGVFALDCEMCYTKQGLELTRVTVIDAEMKVIYDTFVKPESKVVDYNTRFSGVTQEDLESATITLRDVQAVLLNMFSAESILIGHSLESDLLALKLIHSSIVDTAIVFPHRLGLPYKRALKNLMADHLKRIIQDNVEGHDSSEDASACLELMIWRIKEDAKVKR, encoded by the exons ATGTTAAGATCCACCGGCTTCTTCCGAGGGATTGACTGTCCGTTTTACGCGGAGTGCAGCAAAGGAAGCAGAAATGGGTGTAACAGACCGTACTGTCACTTCAGGCACAGCCAGCAGAGACGAGCGTCCTACGGAGCACCAGCAGATGCTAAAAAGCAAAGAGACCTCCATATCACACAAAAAG AACAAGGTTATGATCCCTTCAAACCAGAAGTCGTAAGACCTGAGGAACAGCAGAATGGCAAATCAGCTGCCTCGGGAGACATCAGTGGTGCTTTGGAGCTGGTCAACAAGGCCATTGAGGAAGTTCGCAGTgaggtggagagggagaagaggaaactTTCTCGGATTGGAGACGAACCGTATGATCCTAGCGAGAGTACCAGTTTGTCCTCCTCTGATGCTGCTAAAAGTAAAACACCAGGATCACACCTGGCTTATGATCCTGGCAGTTATCAGATGACATCAGGAGGTTATAATCCCACCCCTGGGTGCAGCAAATACACCTTGGATTCAGACACCCAGGGGAGCAAAAGTAACTCCATGGAATATGTTCCCACTTCACTGAAAAAGCCTTCTACTCGGACACACACTCAGCaacccccctctcctcccccaaGCCCAAAGTATTCAAACAGCACATCCTcttctaaatgtaaatacactgtTGACAATTCTAAACCATCTACAGATATGGAGTATGACCCACTGTCCAACTACTCAGCAGGAATTGCTGTGAAAAGCAAGAGGGATGACAGCGCACAAGCAGTTAAGACTGAGGGGAGCAAGACACACAGATTACCAGTGTCAGATTTTTCAGATGAGGAGTATGTTGTATCTGTGAAAAAGCCTCGGCAGCAGAGTGTAGACACAAAAAAGTACACTTTCTCTGACTCTGATGGGGAGAGCTCTGGAACAGAGTACCGTCCCACCTCTCTTAGCAATCTCCAGCAGAGAAAAGGCACCACTGCATCAGTGGATACTTCTGccaaggagagaaaagagagaactGAAAATATGCTAAATGCACTGACACACAGGACTAAAGAGGGCTTGACACAAGTCTCAGATGTCCAAGACGACAGTAAACGTAAGGACAACCTAGAGAAAAAGAAGGTTGTTAGTCAAACTAGGCATGAGAAAGGTGGCAAGTtggaaaaaatacataaacttgaaaaggaaataaacaaaacatctggTCTTAAaattagtagtagcagtagtaagGATAAAGGTTCAATAAAAAGCACAAGCCAGGACTCTGcaaagaaggagaacaagagtCACGGAAAGACGGAtgataagaaaaacacagcgAAGATTAAGACATCTGATAAAGTTAACAAAGAGGACAAGAGAAATGATGGTGAGATCAAACCTGTagaaaaaggtaaaacagaTTCCagcaataaacataaaaatacagaaaactgtGCAAGGGAAAGCAACAAACCCAATACATCACATAAGGAAAAGGAACACAGCACCTATAAAGACCGCCAACACAAAAATGGTAAACTTGATAGTAGTAGAAGAGGAAAAGATGTGAAGAAAATTTGTAAAAGTAGCTCAAGTAGTAGCAGGAGCAGTCACAGTAACAATAAAGTGAGTTCTTCTAATGGTAAAGATAAAGTGAAGCAGAGCCTAACCTCATCAAAGGATAAACGGCGAAGTCAGAGTCTTAGCCATGTTGATCTATTTGGAGATGAGAGTCCAGAAGAGGCTGAAGCAATGGAGATGGAcaacgatgatgatgatgaagtagAGGAAGTGCTGGTGAGGAAATCAGCCGATGCTTTGAAAAGAGGACGACTAAACAAGAGGAAAGCATCAGAGCTTACTCCATCTTCCTCTGATGATGAGGGTGACCATGGTGTGGATGGCACCAGGGCAGGTAAGGACAAGGGCCATGATGTTGAAATCGACTTCTTCAGTTTCCAGGAGGATGTGGACTTTGACTCAGATCCCATGGAGGAGTGTTTGAGAATCTTCAATGAATCCAATGATGTGAAGAGGGAAGACAAGGGAAGACAAACTAAACAG CCCTCTAGGGATTCAGATGAAGAGAAAGGCACAGAAAGCACTTTAACTACTCTTTTCCCTGGGCAAAAGAAAAGAGTCTCCCATTTTGTTGCCAAAGGAAAT ACTGATGCACCTTCTAAGTCTGTGGTGCGGCCGTACAAGAGACCCACAGCCCAGGAGGTCTGCTACCAGCGTATGCAAATGGCGCAACAGCAAGCTGCTCAGCTTTCTGCTTCAGTCAAAACTGCCTCACAAAGCTCCAGTTCCAGCTTCtctaaagagaagaagagaataGCACACCGTCCCAGTCCACAGATAACATCCTCCAAAACCA GTCCTGCAGAGGCTAAAGCAGCTGTCAGTCGAGTGTTATCCCCCAGCAAGACTCATCAGAGTGTCAAGGCTCAAACCACAGCTGGCATTTTGTCAAAGACAACATCTACTGTCATGCAGAAGAGGCTGGCACACACCCCCACCATAAAG AGTTCTACAATGAAACGCCCGGTCATCCCCACTGAGTTTGGGGCCAAAGTTCCCACAAACATCCGTCAGCGCTACCTCAACACCTTCATAGATGAATGTGTCAAATTTTGCCCATCAGAGGATGTTGCCTTCCAGATG GCCCTTGACGAGGAGAAGCTGGTATATGAGCGCAGTAGCAGTAAGAACATCTACCTCAATGTAGCTGTCAACACGCTGAAAAAGCTGCGCAGCAAGAGCAGCTCCTGCCCATCACCTGTCACCA aGGAACCAGGGTTAGTTGCTAACAGGAGGCCACAGTCCCATGAGGAAGTTCTAGGAGGCCGCCTCGCTGCTATAACCAGCTTCACTGTCAACAGAATGGGtaaacagcaggaggagaaactCATTG GAGCCACACTGTACAGGAAGCTTAAGACATACCTGATGACAGATGAGCAGCTCCAGGAGCACGGATATCCAAGACCAAACCCGAAGGTCGCTGGCAAGGCCATCATATACAACCTGCCAGAGAAAAAGGTCATCACAGATC CATTCACCAAGATATGCTGCCGATGTGGAGCAGAGTATAAGATCCAAGTCAATGGCAACTGTGTACGGAAAGAGGAGTGTAGTTTTCACTGGGGACGTTTACGCAGAAATAAAG TTGCTGGAGGCTGGGAGACCAACTACAGCTGTTGTGCTTCAGCTGTGGGGACTCCAGGTTGCCAAGTTGCCAAG CAACATGTTCAGGATGGGCGTAAAGAGTCATTAGATGGCTACGTCTCAACCTTCACTAAACCATTACCACCAGACGGCAATGCAGGGGTCTTTGCACTCGACTGTGAGATG TGTTACACAAAGCAAGGCCTGGAACTTACGAGAGTGACAGTCATTGATGCTGAGATGAAAGTTATCTACGACACATTTGTCAAACCCGAAAGCAAAGTGGTCGACTACAACACACG ATTTTCAGGTGTGACGCAGGAGGACTTGGAGAGTGCCACCATCACCCTGAGAGATGTTCAGGCCGTGCTGCTCAATATGTTCAGTGCTGAATCCATTCTCATAGGACACAGTCTGGAGAGCGACCTGCTTGCCCTAAAG cT